ccCCACATCCTAAATTCGATCTAATTGGGTAAAAAACTTCAACCTCCTCTTCTTCAACTACCAGGTCCAGGTCTGGCAAAGATTTTCTAAGAACCTAGCTTCTTCATCTCCCCCAATTTCCAATTTGCTTTTACTTCTATAAAAATAAGTAAAGAGAGAACTTATTGGGTTCTCTTCTACCATTGTGCAGTTTTCATATCAAAAGCAAGGACCCCGGCCCATTCCTTCCTTCTTTTTTAGGATGAAAACACAAATCTTACAGATACACGTACAAATACAATTAGTTCTTTCAATTTGTACGTGAATAAGAGTTTCGTACGTAACAAATTAATTGTGTTGATCAACAATTTGTTTTAGGTTCTAACAAATTAATcaggaaaaattttaattagtacccgatctttcattacttttgcaatcataactttaatttttttttttttttttttttcaatacatATACTACTATTTTCACTTCGTTTTAGGTCTCTCCCTTTCTACTGTGTGTGTCTCCCTAGCTTGCTGGTCTTTGGTTTATTTTGGTTTCCCTGTTTGACGTTAATTAGCTTGTGATGTTCATCTTAATTCGTATGCaagggttttcttgggttttgctttcttcatttttgtcAGTAATATTGCAAAATGAAGCTCAGAAGGTTCAGGTGCAGCTTTGCTGGTTTGAAGAAATAAATCATATCTCTGCACATGCATGTTACATGCGCTAGAATATGACTGTTAAATTACGTaaacgttaatttttttttggcatttgtaACAACTTTTTGTGcatatgactttttttttagatacttGAAAACGGAATTACACAAAACTAAAGCCTTGACATACCAAAGGCTTAAAGAAAGCAAAGCCAGAATTAAAAAGACATATAATAAATAAGGTATCCAAACAAATGGGAAGGTGGATCCTTCCCACTAACTATTTGGATTGAAAGGATAGGTGGAAATGCTGCCAGCTGTGACCCTGGTTGCTGCCCAATGTGCTACATAATTAATGAGCACAAAAGTTTGTACTTCTATTAACCTTTCTTGTTGACCAAAAGGTATCAGCTGGGATAGAGTCAATGGTATTATGAATAGTTGAAGAGATTCGCCAATCTTATGAAATATTTGGATGTTGAAGAGCTAGAATAACAATTCGTGAATCTCCTTCCAGAATAAACCTTCAGATATTTAGAGAAATAGCTAAAgaaacaacaagatttgttgcTAGAGCTTCTCCCTTATTTGGTTGACACGGTGAACTAATCTAGGTGCTTATTTTGATGATGTATCCCAAATGATTCTGACACACTGCAGCTTGTGCCGAAAAAGTTTCTCTAATGACTGTATAATAATTGATTTTGAACCATTGAGGTGGAGAAGGGATCCACTTCTCTTCAATTGGattggaaatttttttccaagCCACCGTATGTTCTAGAAACCTTGATAATTTTTCAGGACAAATGGCATCAAAGGAAAGATCTTCATGATAAGCCTTGTTGCGAGAAGACCATAGAAAATCGCATGCAACTGACGCAAAAATTTGGAAACGATGATGTTCTTCTTTCGAGATTTTAAGAGTCAATCCAGGTGAGAGAATTACTTTAATCCAATCCAATatattggtgaaattgaaagcCGTTAAGTCAAATGGCTAGAAAGAATGACGCTATAATACTCTGGCAAAGATACATTTAAAGAATAGATGTTTGATAGAATCTTCTCTAGATTTGCAAAGAGGACAAACAGCTATGTCTATGGATGAAAAAACAGAATTTAATCTCTCCTTAGTGGGAAGTATATTCCATGCTATTTTCCATATAAATAGCCTCAATCTATCATTGAGATTCAActtccaaatttttttcaaaaggtaGAAGAAGTTTCAGGCAAAAGGGGACTGACTTGCTGATTGTAAAACAACCTGAGGTAGAAAAAGTCCAGAAATATTTAGTCTGCATTGGTGAAGAAATGTGGACTTTAATATATTGAAGAGAAGGTTATATACATAGATTATAATGAAAAACTTTGTTGCATGTGTGGTAATGTTTTTGTCGTGATgggtaaaaaattattaatttggaACAACATGCATGGTTAAAATAGAAGGGATGGATCGAGACATGGGCACATGGTCGTAAATAAATCCTAGTGGCATATATAAATGAATTCATGCATGCAACCAATTACAATTAATGTAGATTAATTAAGGCTTAATTGGTTGAGTACTTGATTTGATCATAGTATATTATTATTTCAGCAATATAATGCTTTGATCTGTGCGCGCGCGCGAGCACCATGCGTCAGTGCATATGTCATGACGCATAGCATACAAGCAGTCGTCAGCATGTCTTACATTCTATATATGCTTTTCACATTGATCAAAGTTCTAAAGTACCCGGTTAAGATTGTTTACGATTATTTGATCGAAGCGTAGGAAATTTGTGTACGAGGgctttgaattttttcttttaaataaattacaatttataagaaaaataaatcaaagattTGGAATCAAACCCCATCCTTCAAGTATGTTCTAAGTAAATCAACTGACAACCACCTCCAATCTACGCATGTATATACACCCAgttgtactaaaaaaaaaaatcatcacacAAAACGGAATTTACCTCTTAAGAGTTTGGTTCTTCCTCAGCTGCATGCGGGAAAAATTTGAATGCCAAGCAAGATTCTCAGGGTACGTACCAAGGCCGCAATGGTCTAATAGCCTCCGTTTCGCCATCGATCAGTGACCTTAAcagaataaaatgcaagagaaagAGAACAGAATATTATAATAATGACCACCAGAGAAGGCAACTTCATCGCTGCAATACAGTCACAGATTAAGTTAAATCATGCGACTCACCTCAGCTTGAAGAGATTTCATAAACTCATTCTCTCTAACTGTGATCGGATGTCTGCACAAAACTGGCTactgcaaaataaataaaagcacaGAAAAATATGCCAAGGCTGAATTAATATTTCAATTCTTTCTACTGGAACAATGCTTGTAAGAGCATAACCAAACGCATACAGAAAATCCCCACTTGTCTATCAtctgagaaaaaccacttcaaaAGACTGTTTTAAGAAAGGAACCAATTTAACATTACCTTGAATTGATTCTAAAAGCCGCAGGCAATGGTTTTCGAAGAACTTCCATGAAGGAGTCCCACTCTTCTGGGGACACTATCCCTTGCTCCTACCATCCAaaatatgtttttgaaaaaaaaattaacactttCATATTTCCACCAAAATATACATAATACCCAGAACCcaattaagtaaattaaacatctaatggaaaaagaaaaaagaaaaaaaaaattgtaaaagatgATGTAACGCCCAGAACCTGTTTGTAAATGCATATCCAAGTATGGGCGGTAATAGCACCTTATAGTATTCATCAAAGGCGGGGTTTTGGGTGGCGAACGGCTGCCAATTGGGCTTGTCATTTtcgttgttgtttttgttgtcaGGGGAAGGGTCGGACTTGGGGCGCTTCCAAACGTTGTCCCTTCTCTGAGTACGAGATCTACCTCTACCTCCCATTTTTGGACTCTGTGTGCAAGAAGCCAAGAACTGCGTTGTGGTCGTAAACGAGGCACTGGGTTTTGGCGAAGGAGTCAGCCCGTGAGCTTGCGGTTGGGGTTTTAGGTTACGGTTCTGGTTTGGGCTGGATCAAGAACCCTAACCCAATCCATTTTAATCAATGGAATTCATTCTtgtaaattgttatttttttttattctgccaataaattgaagaactcagtttatttatttattttctttcttgtgatGTGTTCATAAATAGAGTAACtctagatgtgatataaatgtgattttgatttatgattctataaatcattttataaaataactcttttttttttttttaattgatataaaataCTCTCTATTCACATAAAATGCATTGATattgttaagaaaaataaataatgatacTCTTTAAAgatattattttgatttatgaTGCTATAGATTGCtataataaaatttggacaaTCTTTAAattgtgttgatttttttttaattcattatattaaacaaacaaatatgtATATGAAAGTCACATAATTTAAagacatgttttaatttaatagactgaattgaaTAATTTTTCTCCAACCTAATTtagaagaaaagtatatatatataaaattcctccttttttaatgatattggGAAGAGAAAAgctatataaaaaagaaaattaaaaaaaaatgaaaaggaagtAATTACTTAATAATTATAGATAAGTAATGTTATTTTCATCTATCAATGTTTCGCTATTCGCCCGCATGTGTAGATAACAAATATGGTACCCGCTCGTAAACCATATGGACTAGTGGATAGTGAATACAAATCGATTTTTAATGGGCTGCTGCTTGGCAGCAACGATGACCCAGAGGGGTCGCTGTTTTCCCAGGAACGGGCCCCCAATTCCGGTGGAAGGCAGTGGGTTTCGGGTTAGTCCAACAGGTTTTACAATAGCAAAACTgtaaatatgaataaaaaaatacccatatcaaagTTTTCATAGTTTTCATGCTTTTCAAGAATGTGAACATTTATTTCACAAATCTTCCAAACACACAATTGAGCAgaccaatacaccaaggcagtTCAAAGCCAAACGTCTAAAACAATGAAAACATATCATGAAGTTTGTTTCacagaaaacaaataatatattatgaATAGAAAATATCCGTATGCTATTCAATCGTACGTGAACAAATTATGTTcacaaaaaatattgaattgaaCAAAATATGTTCACAAAACTATGTTTAACAACTGCACGTGaacaataaaaatagaatatgtTCACAGAAATTATAAATTCAGCAAAAACTTAATGCTAAGGAAAATAGCATAGAGGTGACTCtaataccacatgttagaacatataaacatattatgtTCAAACTAACATGTGCatcgaaaataaataaataaaatagtatcTAGGCTTACCTTTAGCCATCTTTGCTCAAATGCTTCCacaaatatttgaagaaaacaaaaatactatttaaaagatcttctaacctatgcctatgactatATTGCCGTACTGATAGTGTACACAGACTATTAATTTATATGTTAGGTCAAGGACCCTCAAAtatagtaaataccgtattgttcctcccatcaaggaaacaatattattaattaattttaaattaattaaacgattcaattacggtaatctaaattaatagaaattatcaTAACCacaataccgtatattatatttataataaatataataaacaccgtatatgtggcatatatgCCATATATgtagataatatcttacattttATAGATTagaatcttttataattatttgacagaatttgagagaatttaagcAGATGAATCAGGTGATTGTGAAAGATCACTTATGAGATAAGCCagagcaaataaaaaataaaaattgaactgtTTAATTACTTATCCGGTCAGTTAGGTCTCATAAATAGTTTCTTATAATTATATGCTTAAATCCTtccaaatttaaacaaataattgtagagattAATCCTTATCCGGTTTTACCATTTTTTACGCAGCAACATGCAGCAATTTCCCCACatttgatactttttttttttttgaaacatccGTCGTGTAGCACAGACGCGTTTTGACTTTTGATCCCGGCTTTGGCGGGGAGAGAATCAGCATGTGGTGTTGGTCCCATGACACGCATGGCCCCACAAATTGAGTTGTACGCGGTTCCTAAGTGCATCTTCAACGCAATAGTCGGTGGATTCATAGTCAAAGACTCAAAATTGactattattagttttttttttttttttttttttttttttttttctagtataatagttaaattacaattttttaatataaatagtAATTAATTTACTGTTCACACCATAAAtaatagtttattatttttcctcactctctctctcatgtacGTCTAACCAAAGCTTATGAAAAAAATCCATTGAGCCAAGATATTGGATTGAAAAAGGTATAAGGATGCTTTAAGGATCGTAATTTTGTAGATAATAAATATGATCTTAAATCAAATTGTAaaatataaatcgtttgaaattgcgtttttaaaaatatgatttgaaaaaaaaaatgcttctttcaaatcgcatgtaaaatgatgtttttttttttttttttaaatgtaaaatttttaattttaatttgtgcttttaaaggctaaattgtgcttttaccaaacacttaactgcgtttttaaaaatcacttttttaaatcgcacattttaaattcattatttttgttgataCAGTATTCCGGTAGGTAACGTGTAGATTAGTGATTCGTCTGAGTTTTCCTCCTCCTATCtgcaaaaataagaataaacaCTGCATCGGGGGAGGGGGGGATGCTGACAACCCCgttccgatgcttaagtaaatGTATTGTTTGAGAGTAAATGCAGAGAGTAAGGTTATAGAAATTAATCCGCATACCTCAACATCTGAAGAGTCCCATGTATTTATAGAGATCGAGGAGTAGTTAAGATTGCTCCTGGTATATACGTGATCAGCAATTGAAGAAGACGTGTCTTCGGGCGCACGAATATTTCGAGTTCCACGATTGCTAGTCTCGGGCGCACGATCTCATATCGGCAACATGTCTTTGATGAAGCTCCAGACGCACGATCTGGCTTCATATTGTGCGTCATGTTCCTTATATCCTGGTTTCTCTGAGATATGTGCGGGCGTAGGTGCCGCTGAATACCCAATCCAACTACCTGAGTCGGGTAATCGGGTCGGTTGAATAGGTTGGGCCTTAACGATATATAATACATTGTCATACCAAGACACAATTCTAGATTATCTTTATCCACGtgacaacttttatttttatttttattttattttcattttttaaaaaaaaaaagaaaaagaaaaaaacactgaAGGTAGCTCATAGACCACCTTGCCACGTGGGTAAGATGGTCAAGAGTTGCGTGTTAGGGTGACAAAAGATCATTTTTTCggaagagatatgatacattgttaCTTTAAGATACAATTTCTGACCACCTTTACcgacaatttttacttttatttcaatttttttgacaaaaaaattatattttaatagaataaaataaaataaaaataaaaattgtaaccTGACTAAAAatagtcaaaaaaaaataagaaaaaaaaaattatgttttagaGATAATGTATCTTATCTATTCCCGGTCAGGATCTAAGATCGTTAACGattttatattttcaacttACATACGTCATACATATATGCATGGTCCTACCATAACTGAAGGAAGCCGGCCAATCAAAACCCCGGCTTGTCAGTCAAGCTTCCAACCAACCAATAAGATTCAAGAACCAACCAAAGTACGCCAACACACACCCAAACAAAGTCTCTCTTTACTCGCTCGCAGCTCGCAGAACCCAACCTCCTCCCATTTTCTGAAATTACATACCATTTTCGCTTgtgtttttgggtttctctCTCGCAcactctgtctctctctctctctctttctactCTTTGGGTCTCCCTGGCTTCAGGTAcggtcttttgggtttttctctttgaatcGTTTCTATTATTTGCTTTTGGATTTTGATTTcgttaggtttagggttttttgttttaatgtttattgTTTTCTCTAAGGATTTTGGTTTTCCTGTTTGAGGTTAGCTTGTGAGTTGTGATGTTCATCTTGTTTCGCATGCAAggtttttcttgggttttctccttttcctttttgtgtTCAGGCTGACTGTTTTCTCAtgctaggttttttttttttttttttttttttttttttttttccgatttTGCTTTCTCCGTTTAGTTTTTAGTCTTTTTGGGTTTATGCGATTGATTTTACAATCTGGGTTTGCTTCGATTTGAACTGAAttgggaagtttttatttatttatttctactaCTTGGTTTGGAGGTTTAATTGTAGGCGATTTGGATTTTGAGTTGTTTCTGATAAATTATCTGTTTTATATGCCTCTTGCGTGTTAATAGTCTGGGTCTTCTTTGATTTAGTGAAAGATGTATTGCTTCGTTCCTTCCTTTCTACCATAGTTCCAAGTCCCTTTATTTTTAGTCCTATCAGGGGTTTCTTcgattgaaaaaaagaaagaaaaagaaatcatattttgaTTTGTTGGTTGATTTACGGTCATATTTAGTTTCTGGTGTCTGTTTTTGGGGTTCTTTTGGGTTGCGTGCTTAATAATGCTGATAACAGGGTATCAGTGCGCACCAAATGTCTTTGGATCTCTACAAGAAAGATTTGTCAATTTTTCGGTCCGATTTTAGTTTCATGGTTAGTGTGAAGCTCTGGTGCTGGCGGAGGGTCTTGTTTCGACATTGGAGATGACAGATTGCTTTTCATTTGTGGGAAGTATCATTTTAATTGCAGTCTAAAGTAGAGTTAGTTCATTGTTTCTGTGGAAGGGATTTTGGTTACTTGTTGGTTAAGGTACAGGGTATTACGCATTGTCATCTCCGCTGCTCGTGAGGAATTTGTATACTGGGTTTCTGAAGTTATGGGATTGAGGGACATTATTTGGAATTTCTTAATGGCGGAAGGATCTCGGCTGCCTCCTGGGATTCGATTTCGTCCAGAAGATGACGAGCTGGTTGTGCACTATCTAAAGATGAAAGTCATGGGTAAAAGGCCCCGTTTTGAATTGATTTCAGAGGTTGATATATACAAATTTCCCCCTTGGGATCTTCCAGGTACACGGGAAGATTCTTATATATACTCTTTTGTTTACATGATTAGCATATTATGCCTTTTCCGTGTGATTCTTACTAAAATGCGTTTTTTCCTGCATCAGAGAAATCTATTTTGGGAAGTGAGGATTTGAAATGGTACTTCTTTTGTccattgaagaaaaaatattcAACTGGGGATAGAATGAATCGCACTGCTGAATGTGGGTTCTGGAAAGTCACCGGAAACGATAGACCTGTTCATCTCAAAGAAAAATTGGTGGGGCATATAAAAACATTGATTTTCCATGAAGGAAGAGCAAAAGGGGCACGGACAGATTGGGTTTTGCATGAGTACAGACTTGAAGATAAGAATTTGGCCGAGAGATACATTCAGGTAATGCTTGGTTATTTATCAATCTGGGTATATTACTCGTTTGTAGAATCAAAAGGTTTGATATATCATTTGAGTTGGATTTTTCTTGTGTTTGAATTTATTGGGAACAACCTCAAAATTGATTAAAGGAACCacctgaaaattttatttatttttttagtgtctGTAGTACTATAATGTGGGTCCCCATTCGTTTGGGCTGCTGCAAATATAAGGTGTCAATAAGGTTTGTCTTTTTGCCTCTATATTAACACATTCCAGTAGTCTTTTCCCGCATCATCCGGCTAATACATTGTGAATGGTTGAGGAACATAGGAACACAACTCAACAACCATAACTACTTACTAAGGTTCTTGTTGATTGAATTTTATGTTCTGTTGGACTCAGCATAGGTTTGTTATGCGGTAATTCCCTACATCCCATATTATGTGCCAATCTATCCATTTTGTAGAtgttctttttttccccttcctaAAATGAATGCATACAATTAataacttttcaaaattacccTTGAAAAGTTGCGTTCTTCAAAATTTGGAAACTTCATGAGTGTCATCTTTAAAACTTCATTTTTTGGTGGGATTCAAGAGACCCAGCAATAATGTCTTACCCCTTCCcataaaaaaaagggagaaaaagatgaaaataattGCGTATCCTTAAAAGGTAGGATTATAATGACAAAGGTGGGTAAATGAAGTTGCTCTGCCTTAGAGGGGTTCCTCGtcttaacaa
The Alnus glutinosa chromosome 14, dhAlnGlut1.1, whole genome shotgun sequence genome window above contains:
- the LOC133856617 gene encoding uncharacterized protein LOC133856617 is translated as MGGRGRSRTQRRDNVWKRPKSDPSPDNKNNNENDKPNWQPFATQNPAFDEYYKEQGIVSPEEWDSFMEVLRKPLPAAFRINSSSQFCADIRSQLERMSL